The following proteins are co-located in the Pedobacter frigiditerrae genome:
- a CDS encoding MFS transporter → MQAKNDKKTIRSWAYFDWANSAYNLVITSTIFPAYYTIITSDKNPDTIDYVNFFGRKFVNSALYSYAMAFAFLVIAILSPILSSIADTRGNKKVFMQMFTYLGSLACCGLFFFKIETLELGVILCVIAAIGFWGSLVFYNSYLPEIATVDQQDKVSAKGFTYGYIGSIILQIICFVFVFKPDWFGITDSSIPARLSFFMVGIWWMVFAQIPFRNLPKGSANFKAEKNVFTNGFNELNKVWLQVKKMAYLKRFLYAFFFYSMGVQTVMLVATIFGEKELHLPTEKLIATILILQLVAIPGAMLMSYLSSKKYGNVNVLIGVVIIWIGSCVAAYFIRTEYQFYALAAVIGLIMGGIQSLSRSTYSKFLPQESPDHTSFFSFYDVTEKVALVFGMFSFGYIEEYTGSMRNSVIALTVFFILGLVFLLFLKKVEPKTVVVE, encoded by the coding sequence ATGCAAGCAAAAAACGACAAAAAGACAATTCGCTCTTGGGCTTATTTCGATTGGGCTAATTCAGCTTATAACCTAGTTATCACTTCAACCATATTTCCAGCTTATTATACAATCATCACATCAGATAAAAATCCTGATACGATTGATTATGTGAATTTTTTTGGAAGAAAGTTCGTTAACTCTGCCCTTTACAGTTACGCCATGGCTTTTGCTTTTTTGGTGATCGCAATTTTGTCTCCGATACTTTCTTCTATTGCAGATACAAGAGGTAACAAGAAGGTTTTTATGCAGATGTTTACCTATTTAGGTTCATTAGCTTGTTGCGGGTTGTTTTTCTTCAAGATAGAAACTTTGGAATTGGGCGTTATCTTATGTGTTATTGCGGCGATAGGTTTTTGGGGAAGTTTAGTGTTTTACAATTCTTATTTGCCAGAAATTGCAACTGTTGACCAACAAGATAAAGTGAGTGCCAAAGGTTTTACTTATGGATATATTGGTAGTATCATTTTGCAAATTATATGTTTTGTGTTTGTCTTTAAGCCAGATTGGTTTGGCATAACTGATAGCTCAATTCCAGCTAGGTTATCATTTTTTATGGTTGGCATCTGGTGGATGGTTTTTGCACAAATTCCTTTCAGAAACCTGCCTAAGGGCAGTGCAAACTTTAAAGCAGAAAAAAATGTTTTTACAAATGGATTCAACGAATTAAACAAGGTATGGTTACAGGTTAAAAAAATGGCTTACCTAAAGCGTTTTTTATATGCTTTTTTCTTTTACTCTATGGGTGTGCAGACCGTAATGTTAGTGGCAACCATATTTGGAGAAAAGGAATTACATCTCCCAACAGAAAAACTGATAGCAACTATTCTAATTTTGCAATTGGTAGCTATTCCTGGTGCAATGCTGATGTCATATTTATCATCAAAAAAATATGGCAATGTTAATGTTTTGATAGGCGTTGTAATCATTTGGATTGGTTCATGTGTAGCAGCCTATTTCATACGTACAGAATATCAATTTTATGCCTTAGCAGCTGTAATTGGTTTAATAATGGGCGGAATTCAATCTTTATCGCGTTCAACCTATTCTAAGTTTTTGCCACAAGAAAGTCCAGATCATACTTCATTCTTTAGCTTTTATGACGTAACAGAGAAGGTTGCACTCGTATTTGGTATGTTTAGTTTTGGCTATATTGAGGAATATACTGGGAGTATGAGAAATTCTGTTATCGCATTAACCGTGTTTTTTATTTTAGGTTTAGTATTTTTGCTGTTCTTAAAAAAGGTAGAGCCGAAAACTGTTGTTGTTGAGTAG
- a CDS encoding (Fe-S)-binding protein, which yields MKIELFVPCFVDQLYPETAFNTIKVLEKAGCEVSYNSKQTCCGQPAYNAGYWEQAKEIGNKFLNDFSDNEYIVAPSASCVGMVKNGFNDLFTNTIVHNKCRNMQGNIFELSDFLINIVKKDYFGAELDGKAVYHDSCSGLRECKIKEEPRQLLSKVHGLEMVEMKDTDMCCGFGGTFAVKFDAISSAMAEQKVNNALEMEAEYIISTDLSCLMHLDGYIKKNNVPIKTMHIADVLANGWLDY from the coding sequence ATGAAGATAGAGTTATTTGTTCCCTGTTTTGTAGACCAATTATATCCTGAAACTGCATTTAATACAATTAAAGTCCTCGAAAAGGCAGGTTGCGAAGTAAGTTATAACTCAAAGCAAACCTGTTGCGGTCAGCCAGCCTATAATGCTGGTTACTGGGAGCAAGCCAAAGAAATTGGCAACAAATTTTTAAACGATTTTTCTGATAATGAATATATAGTTGCTCCATCTGCATCTTGCGTAGGTATGGTAAAAAATGGATTTAATGATTTGTTTACAAATACTATAGTTCATAATAAATGCAGGAATATGCAAGGTAACATCTTTGAACTTTCTGATTTCCTAATCAACATTGTTAAGAAAGATTATTTTGGAGCAGAGCTCGATGGAAAAGCGGTTTACCATGATTCCTGTAGCGGTTTAAGAGAATGTAAAATAAAAGAAGAGCCTCGTCAGCTGCTTTCTAAAGTTCACGGTTTAGAAATGGTAGAGATGAAAGACACTGATATGTGTTGTGGTTTCGGCGGTACTTTCGCCGTTAAATTCGATGCAATTTCATCGGCTATGGCAGAACAAAAGGTAAATAATGCACTAGAAATGGAAGCAGAATACATTATTTCTACAGATTTATCTTGTTTAATGCATTTGGATGGCTACATCAAAAAAAATAATGTGCCTATAAAAACAATGCATATTGCCGATGTATTGGCAAATGGTTGGTTAGATTATTAA